A genomic window from Triticum urartu cultivar G1812 chromosome 7, Tu2.1, whole genome shotgun sequence includes:
- the LOC125524704 gene encoding transcription factor bHLH68-like, whose amino-acid sequence MQGLSSPYQLGGGGGDGGVGSGSSSSKQRHQASVQQKERSSIFPEEPGQLLHGDATRKRGRPDQDEDICEEAMTKDLRSRGLCLVPVSCAPDFGADVGPADYWTVAPPFGMGFGR is encoded by the exons ATGCAGGGCCTGAGCTCGCCGTACCagctgggcggcggcggcggcgacggcggtgtGGGCTCCGGCAGCTCCAGCTCCAAGCAGCGGCACCAGGCCAGC GTGCAACAAAAAGAAAGGAGCAGCATATTTCCAGAAGAGCCTGGCCAG CTGCTACATGGCGATGCCACGAGGAAGAGAGGACGTCCCGACCAG GACGAAGACATCTGCGAGGAAGCAATGACGAAGGACCTGCGGAGCAGGGGGCTCTGCCTCGTCCCAGTGAGCTGCGCGCCGGACTTCGGCGCCGACGTGGGGCCGGCTGACTACTGGACGGTGGCGCCGCCTTTCGGGATGGGGTTCGGCCGGTAG